The Plectropomus leopardus isolate mb chromosome 15, YSFRI_Pleo_2.0, whole genome shotgun sequence genome has a segment encoding these proteins:
- the pcbd1 gene encoding pterin-4-alpha-carbinolamine dehydratase: MAGKIQSLTEEERTHLLPLLRNAQWVEVVGRDAIYKEFIFKDFNQAFGFMSRVALQAEKMDHHPEWFNVYNKVQITLSTHDCGGLSQRDITLATFIDQASLM; this comes from the exons atG GCTGGTAAAATTCAGAGTCtgactgaggaggagaggacccACCTACTCCCCCTGCTGCGCAACGCTCAGTGGGTTGAGGTTGTGGGACGGGACGCCATTTAcaaagagtttatttttaaagacttcAATCAG GCTTTTGGTTTCATGTCCAGAGTGGCTTTACAAGCAGAGAAGATGGACCATCATCCTGAGTGGTTTAATGTCTATAATAAG GTCCAGATTACTCTCAGCACACATGACTGTGGAGGACTGTCCCAGCGAGACATCACGTTGGCCACATTCATTGACCAGGCATCACTAATGTGA